The following are encoded together in the Acaryochloris thomasi RCC1774 genome:
- a CDS encoding Ig-like domain-containing protein, with protein sequence MGRWVILLVNRFPFVACLLASTAVADVALAKNTESTAAISSTTNRIGNVQDTEQNNLTNSPFYLSAGTMCNGDSIVELSFRNPSKENNQNRRDIPAGTIYRFAGVAPGIDALVTVESLNNGATLGAIDNPNTGSVDALQPSLTPSRRGGDSSVDLNIRFVEAGTNTPTIIKAFNASGVDIDGDSRSLREYIELDGFSSYTLENPTTLTPAISPPTGRFESNTTKTQPGISTDATQTLVTASYQDVSSFRYRIGALNPRNSRSGDRLNSLSFSCLPFKEPETEAGPAPAPANNPPDAVDDTNTTAIDTPVSGSVLDGSNGGLDSDPDDDELTVTENTDPSNGTVAVSPDGAYTYTPNAGYSGTDSFTYTISDGKGGTDTATVTITIPEPEPTAENNPPDAVDDTNTTQVDTPVSGSVLDGSSGGTDTDPDDDELTVTGNTDPSNGTVAVSPDGAYTYTPNAGYSGTDSFTYTISDGKGGTDTATVNITVEPEAKPENEPEPGTENNPPDAVDDINTTPLDTPVKGDVLDGSNGGLDSDPDDDELTVTGNTDPANGTVTVEPDGTYTYTPNSGFSGSDSFTYTISDGKDGTDTATVNITVEPETTTETDPEPGAENNPPDAVDDANTTPLDTPVSGSALDGSNGGLDIDPDDDDLTVTENTEPANGTVTVEPDGTYTYTPNPGFSGTDSFTYTISDGKGGTDTATVNITVEPGSMPATTEEPERSSLAGKIVINEVLYKQTVPGNIGADKNDEFIELYNASDEPIDIGGLQLLDGNAISNDTDGNGSITGRATPYTFPKGTILQPGEYAVVWIGDEKDAAGNPIAAHQAPDAAFQTWLGQRPKLNNAGDDVWLYDDELNIVDYVAFGENKGSSKGINTPPPASLNLWDDTHQTSLGGVPNGQSISLTANGSDSDTSACWEATTSGDASERCPGYLDTVDSDSVGNRLTSVAGNNNTAPTDPDPDPQPDPDPQPDPDPDPQPDPDPQPDPDPDPQPDPDPDPQPDPDPDPDPDPDPDPDPDPDPQPDPDPQSDPDPDPQPGPGTIRVPVPTPTPTIPGSPTPTPGSTPAPAPVPTTPPPASAPPAPAPAEPTPEAPSSRPSTRTTPPTILVPGAGSAPGSTPVPTTPSTPGTTPVPGSSPAPAAPAPAAPKPVESGPVSEPPEDPQPLDQSDSLLEPTASPEPTPPPVPALW encoded by the coding sequence ATGGGGCGTTGGGTCATATTACTTGTCAATCGGTTTCCCTTCGTGGCATGTCTTTTAGCAAGTACTGCTGTGGCAGATGTGGCTTTGGCAAAGAATACTGAAAGTACCGCAGCCATCTCTTCAACAACGAATCGCATTGGAAACGTTCAAGACACTGAACAAAATAACCTGACAAACTCTCCCTTCTACCTCTCAGCGGGGACAATGTGTAACGGTGACTCCATTGTGGAGCTTTCGTTTAGAAATCCGTCGAAGGAAAACAATCAAAATCGGCGAGATATACCTGCCGGAACGATCTATCGTTTCGCGGGCGTTGCCCCTGGCATTGATGCTTTGGTTACTGTTGAAAGCTTAAACAATGGGGCCACACTGGGTGCCATCGACAATCCCAATACAGGCTCAGTGGATGCCCTACAGCCTAGTCTCACGCCTTCCAGACGAGGCGGCGACTCAAGTGTGGACTTGAACATTAGATTTGTCGAGGCAGGGACTAACACACCCACAATCATCAAAGCCTTCAACGCTTCGGGGGTGGACATTGACGGAGATAGCCGCAGTCTGAGGGAGTACATCGAACTGGATGGATTCTCTAGCTATACCCTCGAAAATCCGACGACCCTGACACCGGCAATTAGCCCTCCAACCGGGCGTTTTGAGTCGAACACAACAAAGACTCAACCCGGTATCAGCACTGATGCAACGCAGACATTGGTCACGGCCTCGTACCAAGACGTCAGCAGTTTCCGCTACCGCATTGGAGCATTGAATCCGCGCAATAGCCGAAGTGGAGATCGACTCAACTCTTTATCTTTTAGTTGCCTCCCGTTTAAGGAACCAGAAACCGAGGCGGGACCAGCCCCCGCACCAGCTAACAATCCACCTGATGCCGTAGATGACACCAACACAACGGCTATCGATACCCCCGTAAGCGGTAGTGTTCTAGATGGCAGTAATGGTGGACTTGATAGTGATCCTGACGATGATGAACTAACGGTTACTGAGAATACTGATCCTTCTAACGGAACCGTCGCTGTCAGTCCTGATGGTGCCTACACCTACACACCTAATGCTGGATATAGTGGCACTGATAGCTTTACCTATACTATCTCTGACGGCAAAGGTGGTACTGATACAGCCACCGTTACGATAACCATTCCAGAACCAGAACCTACGGCAGAGAATAATCCACCCGATGCCGTAGATGACACCAACACAACTCAGGTAGACACCCCTGTCAGCGGTAGTGTCTTAGATGGCAGCAGCGGTGGGACCGATACGGATCCTGATGACGATGAACTAACCGTTACTGGAAATACTGATCCTTCTAACGGAACCGTCGCTGTCAGTCCTGATGGTGCCTACACCTACACACCTAATGCTGGATATAGTGGCACTGATAGCTTTACCTACACCATCTCGGACGGTAAGGGCGGTACCGATACCGCCACCGTCAACATCACTGTTGAACCAGAGGCAAAGCCAGAAAACGAACCAGAACCAGGAACAGAGAATAATCCGCCTGATGCAGTGGATGACATCAACACCACGCCCCTAGATACGCCTGTCAAGGGTGATGTCCTAGACGGTAGTAATGGTGGATTAGATAGCGATCCTGATGATGATGAACTGACCGTTACTGGAAATACTGATCCTGCCAACGGCACTGTCACCGTCGAGCCGGATGGCACCTATACCTATACTCCCAACTCTGGGTTCAGCGGCAGCGATAGTTTCACTTACACCATCTCTGATGGTAAAGATGGTACTGATACGGCAACGGTCAACATCACTGTTGAACCAGAGACGACGACAGAAACTGATCCAGAGCCAGGAGCGGAGAATAATCCGCCCGATGCTGTGGATGACGCCAACACCACGCCGTTGGATACGCCTGTTAGCGGTAGCGCTTTAGACGGCAGCAATGGTGGACTAGATATTGATCCGGATGATGACGACCTAACCGTTACTGAAAATACCGAACCCGCTAACGGAACCGTCACTGTTGAGCCAGATGGCACCTATACTTACACTCCTAATCCTGGGTTCAGCGGTACTGATAGCTTTACGTACACTATTTCTGATGGCAAAGGCGGTACTGATACTGCCACAGTCAATATTACGGTTGAGCCTGGTTCAATGCCTGCTACAACGGAAGAACCTGAGCGTTCCTCTTTGGCCGGAAAAATCGTGATCAATGAGGTTTTGTATAAGCAAACGGTGCCGGGGAACATTGGGGCCGATAAGAATGATGAATTCATTGAGCTATACAATGCATCCGACGAGCCAATTGATATTGGCGGGCTGCAGTTGCTTGATGGAAATGCGATCTCAAATGACACAGACGGCAACGGCAGCATCACAGGCCGAGCTACCCCCTATACCTTCCCTAAAGGAACTATCTTGCAGCCTGGCGAATACGCCGTCGTTTGGATTGGTGACGAGAAGGATGCTGCTGGCAACCCCATTGCAGCTCATCAAGCACCCGACGCTGCCTTTCAAACTTGGCTGGGTCAACGTCCTAAACTCAATAACGCAGGGGATGATGTCTGGCTCTATGATGATGAGCTGAACATTGTCGATTACGTCGCCTTTGGAGAAAACAAAGGCAGTAGTAAAGGCATAAATACACCGCCACCCGCCTCCCTTAATCTATGGGACGATACCCATCAAACTTCATTGGGAGGTGTTCCTAATGGCCAGTCCATCAGTTTGACCGCAAACGGTTCAGATTCTGATACAAGTGCCTGCTGGGAAGCCACAACCAGCGGCGACGCAAGCGAGCGCTGTCCTGGATACCTAGATACGGTTGACTCAGATTCAGTAGGCAATCGCCTAACCAGTGTTGCTGGCAATAACAACACTGCACCGACTGACCCAGATCCAGACCCTCAACCGGATCCAGATCCTCAGCCAGATCCAGATCCAGATCCCCAACCAGACCCAGACCCTCAACCAGATCCAGATCCAGACCCTCAACCAGACCCAGATCCAGACCCTCAACCAGACCCAGACCCAGACCCAGACCCAGACCCAGACCCAGACCCCGATCCGGACCCAGACCCTCAGCCAGATCCGGATCCTCAGTCAGACCCTGATCCAGACCCTCAGCCTGGTCCTGGAACTATTCGGGTGCCGGTTCCAACACCGACGCCAACGATACCTGGATCGCCAACACCGACTCCCGGTTCAACTCCAGCGCCCGCTCCTGTTCCCACAACTCCACCGCCAGCCTCGGCTCCACCTGCTCCAGCTCCTGCAGAACCTACTCCAGAGGCTCCTAGCTCACGGCCCTCCACCAGAACAACACCGCCCACGATCTTGGTTCCAGGAGCTGGATCTGCGCCAGGATCTACGCCTGTACCAACGACGCCATCTACTCCAGGAACTACGCCGGTGCCAGGATCTTCACCCGCACCCGCAGCTCCTGCCCCTGCTGCTCCTAAGCCCGTTGAATCTGGCCCTGTTTCTGAACCACCAGAAGATCCTCAGCCTTTGGATCAAAGTGATTCTCTGCTTGAACCAACAGCCTCCCCGGAACCGACTCCTCCGCCTGTTCCAGCCTTATGGTAG
- the ychF gene encoding redox-regulated ATPase YchF, producing MLRAGIVGLPNVGKSTLFNALVANAKAEAANFPFCTIEPNVGVVTVPDERLQVLSDIATSKEIVPTRVEFVDIAGLVAGASQGEGLGNKFLANIREVDAIAHVVRCFDDDDIIHVSGSVDPARDIEVINLELTLSDLGQVERRMERARKAARSSKEGQFEMTVLEKLREALDAGKSARQVDLSPEEVQVIQGLGLLTQKPIIYAANVSEEDLASGNAWVEEVRKIAAEEQAQVAVVSAQVESELVELPEEERGDYLESLGVEEGGLRTLIRATYELLGLRTFFTSGPQETRAWTIRAGDKAPQAAGEIHTDFERGFIRAETVAYDDLVSTGSMGAAKEKGLIRSEGKEYVVKEGDVLLFRFNV from the coding sequence ATGTTAAGAGCCGGTATTGTCGGACTGCCAAATGTGGGCAAGTCTACGTTGTTCAATGCTTTGGTTGCCAATGCTAAGGCAGAGGCCGCGAATTTTCCTTTTTGTACGATTGAGCCTAATGTTGGCGTCGTAACGGTGCCGGATGAACGCCTTCAAGTACTGTCAGATATTGCAACCTCAAAAGAGATTGTGCCCACCCGAGTGGAGTTTGTTGATATCGCGGGGCTAGTGGCAGGGGCCAGTCAAGGAGAGGGACTCGGCAATAAGTTCCTAGCCAATATTCGTGAAGTAGATGCGATCGCACATGTGGTGCGCTGCTTCGACGACGATGACATTATCCATGTCTCAGGCTCGGTGGATCCCGCGCGAGATATTGAAGTGATCAATCTAGAGCTAACGCTCTCCGATCTGGGACAGGTAGAGCGCCGAATGGAACGCGCTCGCAAGGCTGCCCGCAGCAGCAAGGAAGGCCAGTTTGAGATGACAGTCTTAGAGAAGCTGCGCGAAGCACTCGATGCGGGGAAAAGCGCCCGACAGGTTGATCTGAGTCCAGAAGAAGTTCAGGTGATTCAAGGGCTGGGACTCTTGACGCAGAAGCCGATCATCTATGCCGCTAATGTCTCAGAAGAAGATTTAGCTTCGGGGAATGCTTGGGTTGAAGAGGTCCGTAAGATTGCAGCAGAGGAACAGGCACAAGTGGCTGTTGTCTCCGCTCAGGTGGAGTCAGAGCTGGTGGAGCTACCCGAAGAGGAACGCGGGGATTACTTAGAGTCTCTGGGTGTTGAAGAAGGCGGGCTGCGAACGCTCATTCGCGCCACCTACGAACTATTGGGACTGAGAACCTTTTTCACCTCAGGCCCACAAGAAACCCGTGCTTGGACCATCCGAGCGGGTGACAAGGCACCTCAAGCTGCTGGAGAGATCCACACCGATTTTGAGCGTGGTTTCATTCGGGCTGAAACGGTTGCCTACGATGATCTGGTGAGCACGGGTTCAATGGGTGCCGCGAAGGAGAAAGGACTCATTCGCAGTGAAGGGAAGGAGTACGTTGTCAAA
- a CDS encoding aminotransferase class I/II-fold pyridoxal phosphate-dependent enzyme — MDQSCTPLLQALQSSSRRDHAGFYTPGHKRGRGSPQALLQVFGRAVLQADLPELPELDDLFAPDGVIAEAQALAAGAFGADQTWFLTNGSTCGVTAAILAVCNPGDQLILPRNCHRSAISGLILSGAMPIFVEPEVETGLAYCVSPARVRQALERYPRAKAVMITSPTYEGVCGEVDAIATLTHNHGIPLLIDEAHGPHFAFHSDLPPSALSLGADLVVQSTHKVLGAMTQAAMLHTQGARISSQRINQSLQWVQSTSPSYLLLASLDAARQQMVLQGNQIMGQLLQRVDATRQQLQQISGLSILSPSSSTAGFATLDTTRLTVGVSPLGLNGLRVDQILHEQLAVTAELPTPSHLTFIPSLGTTQTDLNQLVQALKKIAQKPGGAEQPAPSIWERAIISMPQISPRAAAFSAQETVPWTEAADRISAELVCPYPPGIPVLYPGSTIMETDLDYLRQIKAAGGNITGCTDPELQTLRVVQL, encoded by the coding sequence ATGGATCAAAGTTGCACTCCTTTGCTGCAGGCGCTTCAGAGTTCTAGTCGCCGTGACCATGCTGGATTTTATACGCCCGGTCATAAGCGAGGTCGGGGAAGCCCTCAAGCGTTACTGCAGGTCTTTGGTCGTGCTGTCTTGCAAGCTGATTTACCTGAGCTACCCGAGCTGGATGATCTGTTTGCACCTGACGGAGTGATCGCTGAAGCCCAAGCTCTAGCGGCAGGAGCTTTTGGTGCTGATCAAACTTGGTTCCTCACCAACGGATCTACCTGTGGTGTAACGGCGGCAATTCTGGCCGTTTGCAATCCAGGCGATCAGCTTATCTTGCCTCGGAACTGTCATCGCTCTGCGATCTCGGGCCTGATTCTTTCGGGAGCCATGCCAATTTTTGTGGAGCCTGAGGTGGAGACCGGACTCGCTTACTGTGTTTCCCCTGCTAGAGTGCGGCAGGCTTTAGAGCGTTATCCACGGGCCAAGGCGGTGATGATCACCTCTCCGACCTATGAGGGAGTCTGTGGTGAAGTGGATGCGATCGCAACCCTCACTCACAACCACGGCATTCCGTTACTGATTGATGAAGCCCACGGTCCTCACTTTGCCTTTCATTCTGACCTGCCGCCATCGGCACTATCGCTAGGCGCAGATCTGGTTGTTCAATCAACCCACAAAGTTCTGGGAGCGATGACTCAGGCGGCGATGCTGCATACGCAGGGCGCTCGTATTTCCTCCCAGCGAATCAACCAGTCCCTGCAGTGGGTGCAATCCACAAGCCCCAGCTACCTCCTGCTGGCCTCTCTTGATGCGGCCCGTCAGCAGATGGTGCTGCAGGGCAATCAAATTATGGGACAGTTGCTCCAGAGGGTTGACGCGACCCGCCAACAGCTCCAGCAGATTAGCGGACTCTCGATTCTCAGCCCCTCCTCATCTACGGCAGGCTTTGCCACCCTAGACACCACCCGGTTAACAGTTGGCGTCAGTCCCCTAGGTCTCAATGGTTTACGGGTTGACCAGATTCTCCATGAGCAGCTAGCCGTCACGGCGGAACTTCCGACCCCCTCTCACCTCACCTTCATTCCTAGTTTGGGAACAACACAGACCGATCTTAATCAGCTGGTGCAGGCACTCAAGAAAATTGCGCAGAAGCCGGGAGGCGCTGAACAGCCCGCTCCATCTATTTGGGAACGAGCGATAATCTCAATGCCTCAGATTTCACCGAGGGCAGCAGCCTTTTCTGCCCAAGAAACTGTTCCTTGGACAGAAGCAGCCGATCGAATCAGTGCCGAACTGGTTTGTCCCTATCCCCCCGGCATTCCGGTCCTCTATCCCGGCAGCACAATTATGGAGACCGACTTAGACTACCTGCGTCAGATTAAGGCCGCAGGGGGGAATATTACAGGATGTACGGATCCCGAACTGCAAACGCTCCGGGTTGTGCAACTGTAG